In Psychrobacter sp. JCM 18902, a single window of DNA contains:
- a CDS encoding acetyl-CoA carboxylase carboxyltransferase subunit alpha: protein MSTVWDSVQLARHAKRPLFMDYVNQLFTEFDELHGDRAFADDKAILGGLARFDGQPVMVIGQHRGRSTRERIAHNFGMANPEGYRKVIRLVKMAERFNIPVMTFVDTQGAYPGIGAEERGQAQAIAESIAVFSSLKVPIIVTIIGEGGSGGALAIGVGDKVNMLQNSIYSVISPEGCASILWKTAEKAQDASEALKLNAINLYQMGLIDAVIEEGEGAHIKPQPVMIALKALIAEQLNEIKDLDAHARCELRYEKLKTFNSEVMLPA from the coding sequence ATGAGCACTGTCTGGGATAGTGTGCAGCTTGCACGGCACGCCAAGCGTCCATTATTTATGGACTATGTTAATCAGCTGTTTACCGAATTCGATGAGCTGCACGGTGACCGTGCTTTTGCTGATGACAAAGCCATTCTTGGTGGTCTGGCGCGTTTTGATGGTCAGCCTGTGATGGTAATTGGTCAACATCGCGGTCGCAGCACCCGTGAGCGTATTGCTCATAACTTTGGCATGGCCAATCCTGAAGGCTACCGCAAAGTGATTCGTTTGGTCAAAATGGCTGAGCGTTTTAATATCCCTGTGATGACCTTTGTCGATACCCAAGGCGCTTATCCGGGTATCGGCGCTGAAGAGCGCGGACAAGCGCAAGCCATTGCCGAAAGTATCGCTGTTTTTTCTAGCCTAAAAGTGCCTATTATCGTGACTATCATCGGTGAAGGCGGCTCAGGTGGGGCGTTGGCTATTGGCGTTGGTGACAAAGTCAATATGCTACAAAATAGTATTTATTCGGTTATCTCTCCGGAAGGCTGTGCCTCTATCCTGTGGAAAACAGCTGAAAAAGCACAAGATGCTAGTGAAGCCTTGAAATTAAATGCGATTAATTTATATCAGATGGGGCTGATTGATGCCGTCATTGAAGAAGGTGAAGGCGCACATATCAAGCCGCAGCCTGTCATGATCGCCTTGAAAGCACTGATTGCTGAGCAGTTAAATGAGATTAAAGATTTAGACGCACACGCGCGTTGTGAGCTGCGTTATGAGAAGCTGAAAACCTTTAACTCAGAAGTGATGTTGCCTGCTTAA